One genomic segment of Rhodothermales bacterium includes these proteins:
- a CDS encoding nucleoside deaminase, producing the protein MTDADWMRMAIEEARKGDAPYGAVIVLDASLVATGFNTTRRHKDATAHAEVNAIRHATTALSSRSLEGCTLYATGEPCAMCAGAAVWAGISRIVFGATFAQLAGAGQHQIGISCKEVIEAGFREIDVLGGVLADEVLGLFV; encoded by the coding sequence ATGACTGACGCTGACTGGATGCGGATGGCCATCGAAGAAGCGCGCAAAGGAGACGCCCCATACGGTGCGGTCATCGTGCTGGACGCTTCACTTGTCGCCACCGGTTTCAACACGACGAGACGACACAAAGACGCGACCGCGCACGCCGAGGTGAACGCGATTCGTCATGCCACGACAGCCCTCAGCTCGCGGTCGCTCGAAGGCTGCACGCTGTATGCGACGGGCGAGCCGTGTGCAATGTGCGCGGGCGCAGCCGTGTGGGCAGGCATATCGCGAATCGTCTTTGGCGCGACGTTCGCACAACTCGCCGGTGCCGGCCAGCATCAGATTGGTATCTCCTGCAAGGAGGTGATCGAGGCTGGCTTCAGGGAAATCGATGTTCTCGGCGGAGTTTTGGCGGATGAGGTTCTGGGACTCTTTGTCTAG